A genomic region of Pseudopipra pipra isolate bDixPip1 chromosome 20, bDixPip1.hap1, whole genome shotgun sequence contains the following coding sequences:
- the RNF208 gene encoding RING finger protein 208, whose translation MQASLGDPRAVDSNVKTILMSCLKGQQVIIKMEAMKIIHPEKFSELQASQPRYAPAPRREPPLVAKRAWPSESEIIVNQACGDIPALDATPGPLPLPRTPPLPRRERGYQSQRKGSSEVCYHRQPPSDEVIVNQYVLHPSTPCEPLECPTCGHMYNFTNKRPRILSCLHSVCEECLQILYESCPKYKFISCPTCKRETVLFTDYGLAALAVNTSILNRLPAEALAANPVQWSSDTDRSCYQTFRQYCGAACTCHIRNPLSSCTIM comes from the coding sequence ATGCAGGCGTCCCTCGGAGACCCCAGAGCAGTGGACAGTAATGTGAAAACGATACTCATGTCGTGTCTGAAAGGGCAACAGGTCATCATTAAAATGGAGGCGATGAAAATCATCCACCCGGAGAAGTTTTCGGAGCTGCAGGCGTCGCAGCCACGCTacgcgccggccccgcgccgcgAGCCGCCCCTTGTGGCCAAGCGTGCGTGGCCCTCCGAGTCCGAGATCATCGTCAACCAGGCGTGCGGGGACATCCCCGCCCTGGATGCCACCCCCGGCCCCCTGCCGCTGCCCCGGACTCCCCCCCTGCCACGGCGAGAGCGCGGGTACCAGAGCCAGCGGAAGGGCAGCTCCGAGGTCTGCTACCACCGGCAGCCCCCGTCGGACGAGGTGATCGTCAACCAGTACGTGCTGCACCCCTCGACGCCCTGCGAGCCCCTGGAGTGCCCCACCTGCGGCCACATGTACAACTTCACCAACAAGCGGCCCCGCATCCTCTCCTGCCTGCACTCGGTGTGCGAGGAGTGCCTGCAGATCCTCTACGAGTCCTGCCCCAAGTACAAGTTCATCTCCTGCCCCACCTGCAAGAGGGAGACCGTCCTCTTCACCGACTACGGGCTGGCAGCGCTGGCTGTCAACACCAGTATCCTGAACAGACTGCCGGCCGAGGCTCTGGCTGCCAACCCTGTCCAGTGGAGCAGCGACACCGACCGCAGCTGCTACCAGACCTTCCGCCAGTACTGTGGGGCTGCCTGCACCTGCCACATCCGGAACCCGCTGTCCTCCTGCACCATCATGTGA